A window of the Mesorhizobium opportunistum WSM2075 genome harbors these coding sequences:
- the fliQ gene encoding flagellar biosynthesis protein FliQ yields MNEADALDIVQYAVWTVLTASAPVVLVAMAVGIGIALIQALTQVQEITLTFVPKIVAIMLVVALTGPFIGGQISAFTNVIFERIQNGF; encoded by the coding sequence ATGAACGAGGCCGACGCACTCGACATCGTCCAGTATGCGGTGTGGACGGTGCTGACCGCGTCTGCTCCGGTCGTGCTGGTCGCCATGGCGGTCGGCATCGGCATCGCCCTCATCCAGGCGCTGACGCAGGTCCAGGAAATCACCTTGACCTTCGTCCCGAAGATCGTCGCCATCATGCTTGTGGTGGCGCTGACCGGCCCGTTCATCGGGGGCCAGATATCGGCCTTCACCAACGTCATCTTCGAGCGCATCCAGAACGGGTTCTGA
- the flgD gene encoding flagellar hook assembly protein FlgD, producing MTTTIPVGSNSTTTSTSKTAVDYQSFLKLLIAEMKNQDPTKPMDSTQYVAQLATFSQVEQSVQTNTKLEQIMQSSALSQADAIIGRTITSADGKTTGTVASVTLASNGLIAVLQDGTQVPVGAGVSIKPAS from the coding sequence ATGACGACGACGATACCGGTTGGCTCCAATTCGACCACCACGTCGACCTCGAAGACAGCGGTCGACTATCAGTCCTTCCTGAAGCTTCTGATCGCCGAGATGAAGAACCAGGATCCGACCAAGCCGATGGATTCGACGCAATACGTCGCCCAGCTCGCCACCTTCTCGCAGGTCGAGCAGTCGGTTCAGACAAACACCAAGCTCGAGCAGATCATGCAGTCCTCGGCACTGTCGCAGGCCGACGCGATCATCGGCCGCACGATCACCTCGGCCGACGGCAAGACCACCGGAACGGTGGCTTCGGTGACGCTCGCCAGCAACGGACTTATCGCTGTGCTGCAGGACGGCACCCAGGTTCCCGTCGGCGCAGGCGTGTCCATCAAGCCGGCAAGCTAG
- the flbT gene encoding flagellar biosynthesis repressor FlbT, whose amino-acid sequence MTNTLKISLKPNEKIYINGAVIRVDRKVTVELMNDVQFLLESHVIQAEEASTPLRQLYFILQVMLMNPAGADEAREMFRRSLPLFLASFEDADICRTLKQIDRMVGEDHIYEALKAIRSLYPLERRALGGNDDVPGASRPLAVGARC is encoded by the coding sequence ATGACCAACACGCTGAAGATCTCGTTGAAGCCGAACGAGAAGATCTACATCAACGGCGCCGTCATCCGAGTCGACCGCAAGGTTACCGTCGAACTGATGAACGATGTGCAATTCCTGCTCGAGAGCCATGTGATCCAGGCCGAAGAGGCCTCGACACCGCTCAGGCAGCTGTACTTCATCCTGCAGGTCATGCTGATGAACCCGGCCGGCGCGGACGAAGCGCGCGAGATGTTCCGCCGCTCCCTGCCGCTATTCCTGGCCAGCTTCGAGGACGCCGATATCTGTCGCACGCTGAAGCAGATCGACCGCATGGTCGGCGAGGACCATATCTACGAGGCATTGAAGGCGATCCGTTCGCTTTATCCTCTCGAACGCCGCGCGCTTGGCGGCAATGACGATGTTCCGGGCGCGTCGCGCCCGCTTGCCGTGGGAGCACGCTGCTAA
- the flaF gene encoding flagellar biosynthesis regulator FlaF, protein MYQFSYADVQSTSVSDAKDRERELLTRSIDMLSAAAAAGQDSMEAVEALHFTNRVWTTFVEDLGSSDNALPKELRANLISIGLWLLREAEDIRQGRTDNFEGLIEVSQIIRDGIQ, encoded by the coding sequence ATGTACCAATTCTCCTACGCCGACGTCCAAAGCACCTCCGTCTCGGACGCCAAGGACCGTGAGCGTGAGCTTTTGACCCGCTCGATCGACATGCTGTCGGCGGCCGCCGCCGCCGGCCAGGATTCGATGGAGGCGGTGGAGGCGCTGCATTTCACCAACCGTGTCTGGACGACCTTCGTCGAGGATCTCGGCTCCAGCGACAACGCGCTTCCCAAGGAATTGCGCGCCAACCTGATTTCCATCGGCCTGTGGCTGCTGCGCGAGGCGGAGGATATCCGCCAGGGCCGCACCGACAATTTCGAAGGGCTGATCGAAGTGTCCCAGATCATCCGCGACGGCATTCAATGA
- a CDS encoding flagellar hook-associated family protein, whose protein sequence is MTSVSSAALSNAARYQQMRMQADLVKATKESSTGRIADVGLALGGRTAQSVTFSRDLDRLNVIVDSNGLVAARLSSTQTSLGQLSSVAQTFLSSLTTASSGDNSDSLTQSTGQTTIQQLASILNTSVNGEYLFAGTNTDVKPINDFTAPGSPAKAAFDASFVANFGFPPNDPLAANITAAQMDDFITNDVEPQFLGSGWQTNMSNATDQQIVSRIALNETTETSTGANSDGIKKLAMAAAMVSSLMSTNISQAAKDTIVSRSQILVGEALSGIAQVQSETGIVQKRVSDASDRMKTQVDLFERHILDLEAVDPAEAATRVADLTQHIETSFALTARLQQLSLLNYLT, encoded by the coding sequence ATGACTTCCGTCTCTTCTGCTGCCCTTTCGAACGCCGCGCGCTATCAGCAGATGCGCATGCAGGCCGATCTTGTCAAAGCCACGAAAGAATCCTCGACCGGCAGGATCGCCGATGTTGGACTTGCGCTGGGTGGCCGCACCGCCCAGTCCGTAACCTTCTCGCGCGATCTCGACCGGCTCAACGTCATTGTCGATTCGAACGGACTGGTCGCGGCCCGGCTTTCATCGACCCAGACCTCGCTCGGCCAGCTCTCAAGCGTCGCGCAGACCTTCCTGTCCAGCCTGACCACGGCATCGTCGGGCGACAACTCCGACAGCCTGACCCAGTCGACCGGCCAGACGACGATCCAGCAGCTTGCCTCGATCCTCAACACCAGCGTCAACGGCGAATACCTGTTTGCCGGCACCAACACCGACGTCAAGCCGATCAACGATTTCACCGCGCCCGGCTCACCCGCCAAGGCCGCCTTCGACGCCTCTTTCGTCGCCAATTTCGGCTTCCCGCCCAATGACCCGCTCGCGGCCAACATCACCGCCGCCCAGATGGACGACTTCATCACCAACGACGTCGAGCCGCAGTTCCTCGGCTCTGGCTGGCAGACCAACATGTCGAATGCCACCGACCAGCAGATCGTCAGCCGCATCGCGCTCAACGAAACCACCGAGACCTCGACCGGCGCCAACAGCGACGGCATCAAGAAGCTTGCCATGGCCGCTGCCATGGTCAGCAGCCTGATGTCCACCAACATCAGCCAGGCTGCGAAAGATACGATCGTTAGCCGCTCGCAGATCTTGGTCGGCGAGGCGCTGAGCGGCATCGCCCAGGTCCAGTCGGAAACCGGCATCGTCCAGAAGCGCGTCTCGGACGCCAGCGACCGCATGAAGACGCAGGTCGACCTGTTCGAACGGCACATTCTCGATCTCGAAGCCGTCGACCCGGCGGAAGCCGCGACCCGCGTCGCCGATCTGACGCAGCATATCGAGACGTCCTTTGCTCTGACGGCGCGCCTGCAGCAGCTCAGCCTGTTGAATTACCTGACCTGA
- the flgK gene encoding flagellar hook-associated protein FlgK has translation MSLSSALSIAQSALMNTARQTSVVSRNIADASNPDYTRRISVITSTAPGARFVDVQRAANDLLFRQNLGALSAYSGQNALYSGMDQLDVSVNGVDNASSPSAAIANLQQALQLYATSPSNQNLGSSVIDAAKQVVRSLNEGSKAIQDFRTQTDGQIDTAVKDLNSLLGQFQDANQAVMSGTRSGTDVSDALDQRDALLKKISNYVPISTFTRGDNDMVITTGDGTTLFETIPRTVSFTPAAGYAAGAAGNTVYIDNVPISAGTGGNTTASGTLAGLLQLRDGVASTMQSQLDETARGLITAFAETAPSMPNAAGLFTWSGAPAVPAAGTLVNGLAGTISINAAMDPSVGGNPTLLRDGGANGLAYVANTTGGASYSNLLIAYGDQLDKPMTFDSAAGISATSSVSDYAANSIGWLQSVRQQASTAADAKEALAQRSADALSNATGVNIDQEMSLMLDLEHTYQASARMMKTVDDMMTALLSAVG, from the coding sequence ATGTCGCTATCCTCCGCATTGAGTATCGCCCAATCGGCGCTTATGAATACCGCGCGGCAGACCAGCGTTGTCTCGCGCAACATCGCCGACGCTTCCAATCCGGATTACACGCGCCGCATCTCCGTCATCACCAGCACGGCGCCCGGCGCTCGTTTCGTTGATGTCCAGCGTGCGGCCAACGACCTGCTGTTCCGCCAGAACCTCGGTGCCCTGTCGGCGTACAGCGGTCAGAACGCGCTCTACAGCGGCATGGATCAGCTGGACGTTTCGGTCAACGGTGTCGACAACGCGTCCTCGCCCTCGGCGGCGATCGCCAATCTGCAGCAGGCGCTGCAGCTCTACGCCACATCGCCGTCCAATCAGAATCTCGGCTCGAGCGTCATCGACGCGGCCAAGCAGGTCGTGCGCTCCCTGAATGAAGGCTCCAAGGCCATTCAGGATTTTCGAACCCAGACGGACGGCCAGATCGACACGGCGGTCAAGGACCTTAACTCGCTGCTTGGCCAGTTCCAGGACGCCAACCAGGCAGTCATGTCCGGGACCCGTTCCGGCACCGATGTTTCCGACGCTCTCGACCAGCGCGACGCGCTGCTGAAGAAGATCTCGAACTATGTTCCGATCTCGACTTTCACGCGCGGCGACAACGATATGGTCATCACCACGGGCGACGGCACGACGCTGTTCGAGACGATACCGCGCACGGTGAGCTTCACGCCGGCGGCCGGCTATGCCGCCGGAGCCGCCGGCAACACCGTCTATATCGACAACGTGCCGATTTCGGCGGGAACCGGTGGCAACACAACCGCCAGCGGCACGCTTGCCGGTCTGCTGCAATTGCGCGACGGCGTCGCCTCGACCATGCAGAGCCAGCTCGACGAAACCGCACGCGGCTTGATCACCGCCTTTGCCGAGACCGCACCGTCGATGCCCAACGCCGCCGGCCTGTTCACCTGGTCTGGCGCGCCGGCCGTACCGGCGGCAGGCACGCTCGTCAACGGCCTTGCCGGCACGATCAGCATCAATGCCGCGATGGATCCAAGCGTCGGCGGCAATCCGACATTGCTGCGCGATGGCGGCGCCAACGGTTTGGCCTATGTCGCGAACACCACGGGCGGCGCCTCCTATTCCAACCTCCTGATCGCTTATGGCGACCAGCTCGACAAGCCGATGACGTTCGATTCCGCGGCAGGTATTTCGGCAACGTCCAGTGTTTCCGACTACGCCGCCAATTCGATCGGCTGGCTCCAAAGCGTGCGCCAGCAGGCTTCGACCGCCGCCGACGCCAAGGAGGCATTGGCCCAGCGCAGCGCCGACGCGCTGTCCAACGCGACCGGGGTCAATATCGACCAGGAAATGTCGCTGATGCTCGATCTCGAACACACCTATCAGGCATCGGCCCGGATGATGAAGACTGTCGACGACATGATGACGGCGCTGTTGAGCGCGGTGGGATAA
- a CDS encoding flagellar hook protein FlgE, whose translation MSLYGMMRTGVSGMNAQANRLSTTADNIANSDTTGYKRSSAEFSTLIMPSTGGAYNSGGVTTTIRQAVSDPGVLQYTTSVSDLAVSGDGFFVVQDPSGTPYLTRAGAFVPDAQGRLVNAAGFQLMAYSYANGTPAATVNGFEGLEPVVIADQGLTATPSTAGSFSGNLPAGATAVATANLPGANAATAQYTSKSSMVAYDNLGNKKLLDVYFTNTGTGTWQVAVFDQSKATAGTSFPYTGGALGTANLTFDTTTGKLTGTPTSVSFTVPGGASLNLDLSTLTQLGTGFTVSDAQVNGNAPSAIDKVQISKDGTIYAQYKDGTSKPLYKIPLADVQSPDQLKALPGNVYAQGTDSGAVRVGFANEGKAGSIISGALENSNVDIAEELTDMIAAQRSYTANSKVFQTGSDLMDVLVNLKR comes from the coding sequence ATGAGCCTCTACGGAATGATGCGGACCGGCGTTTCCGGCATGAACGCACAGGCCAACCGCCTGTCGACGACAGCCGACAACATCGCCAATTCCGATACCACCGGTTACAAGCGATCCTCCGCCGAATTTTCGACGCTGATCATGCCGTCGACGGGTGGCGCCTACAATTCCGGCGGCGTCACCACGACGATCCGGCAGGCGGTCAGCGATCCGGGCGTGCTCCAATACACCACCTCTGTCTCCGACCTTGCCGTCAGCGGCGATGGCTTCTTTGTCGTCCAGGACCCGAGCGGTACGCCCTATCTGACCCGTGCCGGCGCCTTCGTTCCCGACGCGCAGGGCCGACTGGTCAATGCGGCCGGCTTCCAGCTGATGGCCTACAGCTACGCCAACGGCACGCCGGCTGCGACGGTGAACGGCTTCGAAGGTCTGGAGCCGGTTGTCATCGCCGACCAGGGATTGACCGCGACTCCGAGCACCGCGGGTAGTTTCAGCGGCAATTTGCCTGCAGGTGCGACAGCGGTCGCCACCGCCAACCTGCCCGGCGCCAACGCTGCCACAGCACAGTACACCTCGAAATCGTCGATGGTCGCCTATGACAATCTCGGCAACAAGAAGCTGCTCGACGTCTATTTCACCAACACGGGTACCGGCACTTGGCAGGTGGCGGTTTTCGACCAGTCGAAGGCGACGGCCGGAACATCGTTCCCCTACACCGGCGGCGCACTCGGCACGGCCAACCTGACCTTCGACACCACCACCGGCAAACTCACAGGCACGCCCACCAGCGTTTCATTCACCGTGCCGGGCGGCGCCAGCCTCAATCTCGACCTGTCGACGCTGACCCAGCTCGGGACCGGCTTCACCGTTTCCGACGCCCAGGTCAACGGCAACGCGCCGAGCGCCATCGACAAGGTCCAGATCAGCAAGGACGGCACCATCTACGCCCAGTACAAGGACGGCACCTCCAAGCCGCTCTACAAGATACCGCTGGCCGACGTGCAGAGCCCGGACCAGCTCAAGGCCCTTCCCGGCAACGTCTATGCCCAGGGCACTGATTCCGGTGCGGTCCGTGTCGGCTTCGCCAATGAAGGCAAGGCCGGTTCCATCATCTCCGGCGCGCTCGAAAACTCCAATGTCGATATCGCCGAGGAACTCACCGACATGATCGCGGCGCAGCGCAGCTACACCGCCAATTCGAAAGTCTTCCAGACCGGTTCCGACCTGATGGACGTCCTTGTCAACCTGAAGAGATAA
- a CDS encoding response regulator transcription factor, with amino-acid sequence MIVIVDERELVTEGYNSLFDREGVACAGFAPGEFGEWVNSAADADLRSVRAFLIGDCREGSISPRQIRDRTGAPVIALSEQHSLENTLRLFESGVDDVVRKPVHIREILARITAIRRRAQEDVAYTEIGAMRIFMDGRDPEIDGQPLPLPRRERRILEYLASNRGRRVTKTQVFNAIYGIFDEEVEENVVESHISKLRKKLREKLGTDPIDSKRFLGYRLVF; translated from the coding sequence ATGATCGTTATCGTTGACGAGCGAGAGCTCGTAACAGAGGGATACAACTCACTTTTTGACCGCGAGGGGGTCGCCTGCGCAGGTTTCGCGCCCGGCGAGTTCGGCGAGTGGGTGAACTCGGCCGCCGACGCCGATCTGCGCTCGGTCCGCGCCTTCCTTATCGGCGACTGCCGCGAAGGCTCGATCTCTCCACGCCAGATCCGCGACCGCACCGGAGCTCCCGTCATAGCTCTCAGCGAACAGCATTCGCTGGAAAACACGCTGCGGTTGTTCGAGAGCGGCGTTGACGACGTCGTCCGCAAGCCCGTCCACATCAGAGAGATCCTAGCCCGCATCACCGCAATCCGCCGCCGCGCCCAGGAGGATGTCGCCTACACCGAGATCGGCGCCATGCGCATCTTCATGGACGGCCGCGATCCGGAGATCGACGGCCAGCCGCTGCCCTTGCCGCGCCGTGAACGCCGCATTCTCGAATATCTGGCGAGCAACCGCGGCCGCCGCGTCACCAAGACCCAGGTGTTCAACGCCATCTATGGCATCTTCGACGAAGAGGTCGAAGAGAACGTGGTCGAAAGCCACATCAGCAAACTGCGCAAGAAGCTGCGCGAGAAGCTGGGCACCGACCCGATCGATTCCAAACGTTTCCTCGGCTACCGGCTGGTGTTCTGA
- a CDS encoding lytic transglycosylase domain-containing protein, with protein sequence MTRKHTAAPFRLLASALAAISLSSFAGGAAAATNPCEPEILRAADRYGIPAGILYAVGLTETGKKGSLQPNALNIEGKAVFPKSRTEALATFANAQREGKTLIDLGCMQINHHYHASHFRSVEDMLDPRQNVDYAARFLADLHARHETWSMAVARYHAGPDNDPAQKVYVCRVIANMVATGFGKWTTNARSFCNP encoded by the coding sequence ATGACGCGCAAGCACACGGCCGCGCCGTTTCGCCTTCTCGCGAGCGCGCTGGCGGCGATATCTTTATCTAGCTTTGCGGGCGGCGCCGCTGCCGCCACCAATCCCTGCGAGCCGGAGATCCTGCGTGCCGCCGACCGCTACGGCATACCTGCCGGCATCCTCTACGCGGTTGGCCTGACAGAGACCGGCAAGAAAGGCAGCCTTCAGCCTAACGCATTGAATATAGAAGGAAAAGCAGTCTTCCCGAAAAGCCGTACCGAGGCACTTGCCACTTTCGCCAACGCCCAGCGCGAGGGCAAGACGCTGATCGATCTCGGCTGCATGCAGATCAATCATCACTACCACGCCTCGCATTTCCGCAGCGTCGAGGACATGCTCGACCCCCGCCAGAATGTCGACTACGCGGCACGTTTCCTGGCCGATCTCCATGCCCGCCACGAGACCTGGTCGATGGCCGTCGCGCGCTATCATGCCGGTCCCGACAACGATCCGGCGCAGAAGGTCTATGTCTGCCGGGTCATCGCCAACATGGTTGCCACCGGTTTTGGCAAATGGACAACCAACGCCCGCTCCTTCTGCAACCCATAG
- a CDS encoding flagellar hook-length control protein FliK, whose protein sequence is MTPSLGPGLPGFTAARTTADQPAAPGKKDDDGFGKMVHADANPARPEKQPPTEAGSRDPRWSKLAAGLAAQAGEDKPMPDGKARAARAAPTGLTAAKSTKDGKDARAAKDTDAETPVSDAGSTPLDDHLPLLMAFHDLRHFSTSTKSADVGETGQDAAVEGQVLPKGYRPKSAASNGNVEPMSKPERASLVDGPLTKLDEPSARDAAAGAPRRDNAIAAGPLPETTPADVPGVDPKQATPRLKSIADVQSSLRSEPGKRLSTAGRIDVVSERSFPAPPQAPMSQAALSVIGAITADGGPRQVHSTASAATQLASPVAVPTHVLKIELHPAELGMVAAHLRLSGEQLTIELKPETHDAYRRLSSDSEAIVKSLRGLGFEVDKVTIMQPSVAVAAATRTDATASMTAVPGRDQSSFQPGNSSGGNGGAGGQQPGQQSARGNHDDAQAHGRAVSPSRERAGGDIFI, encoded by the coding sequence ATGACACCCAGCCTCGGCCCAGGCCTGCCAGGATTTACCGCCGCGCGCACCACGGCGGACCAGCCGGCCGCGCCGGGAAAGAAGGATGATGACGGTTTCGGCAAGATGGTGCACGCCGACGCGAACCCGGCCCGCCCGGAAAAGCAGCCGCCGACAGAGGCCGGGTCGCGCGATCCGCGCTGGAGCAAGCTCGCCGCTGGCCTTGCGGCGCAGGCGGGCGAGGACAAGCCGATGCCGGACGGCAAAGCTCGGGCCGCACGGGCCGCACCGACCGGATTGACGGCGGCGAAATCCACGAAGGACGGCAAGGATGCCCGGGCTGCCAAGGACACCGACGCTGAAACACCAGTGTCCGATGCCGGTTCAACGCCGCTTGACGATCATCTGCCGCTTCTGATGGCATTTCATGACCTGCGCCATTTCTCGACATCGACCAAGTCGGCCGACGTCGGCGAAACCGGCCAGGACGCCGCTGTCGAGGGGCAGGTTCTGCCGAAGGGCTACCGGCCGAAGTCGGCCGCCAGCAATGGCAACGTCGAACCTATGTCGAAGCCTGAGCGGGCGTCGCTCGTCGACGGGCCGTTGACGAAACTTGACGAGCCTTCCGCGCGCGACGCCGCTGCTGGCGCGCCGCGGCGCGACAATGCGATCGCCGCCGGCCCATTGCCGGAGACGACCCCGGCCGACGTGCCGGGCGTGGATCCGAAACAGGCGACGCCACGGCTGAAGTCTATCGCCGACGTTCAGTCTTCGTTGCGTTCCGAACCGGGAAAACGGCTCTCGACGGCGGGGCGCATCGATGTGGTTTCCGAGCGCAGCTTCCCTGCCCCGCCGCAGGCGCCGATGAGCCAGGCAGCGCTCAGCGTGATCGGCGCCATAACCGCCGATGGCGGCCCGCGGCAGGTGCATTCGACGGCTTCCGCGGCTACCCAACTGGCCAGCCCTGTTGCCGTTCCGACACATGTGTTGAAGATCGAACTCCACCCGGCCGAACTGGGCATGGTCGCGGCACACCTTCGCCTCTCCGGAGAACAACTCACGATTGAACTGAAGCCCGAAACACACGACGCTTACCGTCGGCTTTCCAGCGATAGCGAGGCTATCGTCAAGTCGCTGCGCGGCCTGGGCTTCGAGGTTGATAAGGTCACCATCATGCAACCGTCGGTGGCCGTTGCGGCTGCAACCCGGACGGATGCAACCGCGTCGATGACCGCGGTGCCTGGCCGCGACCAGTCGTCCTTTCAGCCCGGAAATTCCAGCGGCGGCAATGGCGGAGCCGGCGGCCAGCAACCGGGCCAGCAATCCGCAAGGGGTAACCACGATGACGCGCAAGCACACGGCCGCGCCGTTTCGCCTTCTCGCGAGCGCGCTGGCGGCGATATCTTTATCTAG
- a CDS encoding MotB family protein, with product MSVAEADHGRHEIIIVRHAHGDHDEGHHGGVWKIAFADFMTAMMCFFLVMWLINAANEQTKAAVASYFNPVKLVDRNSSRKGLEDLGDGPNAIGATAESPQQATGKSGQDGTGGAGTSERKQDKQEQQQSERSDEHLFADPYAVLSEIATDTGVMQNVSQKGDGGAQSAGPATGASGGASYRDPFEPDFWSQQVAAPGAEASAQRPRIEGDPVKPGDKAAETQVAKVKAVPPAPPLKDAPLEPLAKDAAATMAKASDIKAGDTKASDTKASNAKAGEGNAAEAAKADATLASREAAKPEAAKPEAAEKAPTAAALKAAADVKRQLADAFKPGDKLHDGVSVEATDKGVVISITDRLDFGMFEVGSALPSRELVLAMEKIGRIVNSQKGTISINGHTDARPFRSDSYDNWRLSTARAHSAYYMLVRGGVDERRITEVAGFADRQPKDPADPMAAVNRRIEILMAAGG from the coding sequence GTGAGCGTCGCTGAAGCCGATCACGGCAGGCACGAGATCATCATCGTGCGGCATGCGCATGGCGACCACGACGAAGGTCACCACGGCGGCGTCTGGAAGATCGCCTTCGCCGACTTCATGACGGCGATGATGTGTTTCTTCCTGGTCATGTGGCTGATCAACGCCGCCAACGAACAGACCAAGGCGGCTGTCGCCAGCTATTTCAACCCCGTCAAGCTGGTCGACCGCAACTCGAGCCGCAAGGGCCTGGAAGACCTTGGTGACGGTCCGAATGCAATCGGCGCGACCGCCGAAAGCCCGCAACAGGCGACAGGCAAGAGCGGGCAGGACGGCACCGGTGGCGCGGGCACATCCGAACGCAAACAGGACAAGCAGGAACAACAGCAGTCGGAGAGGTCCGACGAGCATCTCTTCGCCGACCCTTACGCGGTGCTCTCGGAGATCGCCACCGACACCGGCGTCATGCAGAACGTCAGCCAGAAGGGCGACGGCGGCGCGCAAAGTGCCGGCCCGGCGACCGGCGCCTCCGGTGGCGCGTCCTATCGCGATCCCTTCGAGCCGGATTTCTGGTCGCAGCAGGTCGCGGCACCGGGCGCCGAGGCGAGTGCCCAGCGCCCCAGGATCGAAGGCGACCCGGTCAAGCCGGGCGACAAGGCCGCCGAGACACAGGTCGCCAAGGTCAAGGCCGTGCCGCCGGCACCGCCTCTCAAGGACGCGCCCCTCGAGCCCTTGGCCAAGGATGCGGCCGCGACGATGGCCAAGGCCAGCGATATCAAGGCCGGCGATACCAAGGCCAGCGATACCAAGGCCAGCAATGCAAAGGCTGGAGAAGGCAACGCCGCGGAAGCGGCCAAGGCGGACGCCACCCTTGCCAGCCGAGAAGCCGCGAAGCCCGAAGCCGCGAAGCCCGAAGCCGCGGAAAAAGCTCCGACCGCCGCCGCGCTGAAGGCGGCGGCCGATGTCAAGCGGCAGCTGGCCGATGCCTTCAAGCCCGGCGACAAGCTGCACGATGGCGTCTCGGTCGAGGCCACGGACAAGGGCGTCGTCATCTCCATCACCGATCGGCTCGACTTCGGCATGTTCGAAGTCGGCTCGGCCTTGCCGAGCCGCGAACTGGTGCTGGCGATGGAAAAGATCGGCCGCATCGTCAACAGCCAGAAGGGCACCATCAGCATCAACGGCCACACCGATGCACGCCCCTTCCGCAGTGACAGCTACGACAACTGGCGGCTGTCGACGGCGCGCGCCCATTCCGCTTACTACATGCTCGTGCGCGGCGGCGTCGACGAACGCCGCATCACCGAAGTCGCAGGCTTCGCCGACCGCCAACCAAAGGATCCGGCCGATCCCATGGCGGCGGTCAACCGTCGCATCGAGATATTGATGGCGGCCGGCGGATGA